One window of the Pedobacter ginsengisoli genome contains the following:
- a CDS encoding peptidylprolyl isomerase, translated as MRTPVLTLLLLIFALITNAQSTYVRLITNKGNITLLLYDKTPKHRDMFLQAIKKGLYNKAQFNRVIKSFVSQGGELDETILEREKLHPELPIQRLAAEITPILFHKKGALGAGRNDNPEKSSYFSQIYLVVGKPQTDEQLDALEKKKDIKFSPSQRTTYKTLGGTPHLDNDYTIFGEIIEGMDVADAINNVTTNRNDLPLVPVTFKAVVLSKKEVQKLNKARL; from the coding sequence ATGAGAACTCCTGTCCTAACTTTGCTACTTTTAATATTTGCGTTAATCACCAATGCCCAGTCTACTTATGTAAGGCTCATTACCAATAAGGGAAACATTACCCTGCTTCTATACGATAAGACGCCTAAACATAGAGATATGTTTCTGCAAGCAATTAAAAAGGGACTTTATAATAAGGCTCAGTTTAATCGTGTCATAAAATCTTTCGTAAGTCAGGGAGGGGAACTGGACGAAACTATTCTCGAAAGAGAAAAATTACATCCTGAATTACCAATACAACGGTTAGCTGCTGAGATAACTCCAATATTGTTTCATAAAAAAGGAGCCCTTGGAGCTGGAAGGAATGATAATCCAGAGAAGAGTTCCTATTTTAGCCAAATATATCTAGTTGTAGGTAAGCCACAAACAGATGAACAGCTTGATGCATTGGAAAAGAAGAAAGACATCAAATTTTCACCATCACAACGAACTACTTACAAAACACTTGGAGGGACACCCCATTTAGATAATGATTATACCATTTTTGGTGAAATCATAGAGGGAATGGATGTTGCCGACGCAATTAATAACGTAACAACAAACAGAAATGATCTTCCTTTAGTGCCTGTAACTTTTAAAGCCGTCGTGCTATCAAAAAAAGAAGTGCAAAAACTTAATAAAGCCCGACTATGA
- a CDS encoding M23 family metallopeptidase has translation MKVVLFSMLLLVLSFQKPTIDNDKGRWKPYYIDAVPAVMATDWKLPFDVSDRKDIKQIKIISIFGDHRDSFYKGHIHTAIDINPLKSKTSLVSVYPIANGVVCSVHLAENQQTIVIRHKLTDGKEIFTSYKHLKEVYVGQGQPVTLQTKLARLFTKQESKKYGGDYHHLHLEIRKSFDDYGCASWLTMNQKQLNQRFYNPLIFLKTKLKN, from the coding sequence ATGAAAGTAGTGCTCTTTAGTATGCTGCTTTTAGTACTGAGCTTCCAAAAGCCTACAATTGATAACGATAAAGGCAGATGGAAACCCTATTACATAGATGCTGTACCGGCCGTTATGGCTACCGATTGGAAACTGCCATTTGATGTAAGTGACAGAAAAGACATAAAGCAAATCAAGATAATCAGCATATTCGGAGATCACCGGGATAGTTTTTATAAAGGTCATATACACACCGCTATAGACATTAATCCGTTAAAATCTAAAACAAGTTTGGTAAGTGTCTATCCAATAGCCAATGGGGTTGTGTGTTCTGTACATTTAGCAGAAAATCAGCAGACTATAGTAATAAGGCATAAACTTACAGATGGTAAAGAGATCTTTACTTCTTACAAACACCTAAAAGAGGTTTATGTTGGTCAGGGGCAGCCGGTAACCCTACAAACAAAACTAGCCCGCCTCTTTACAAAACAAGAATCGAAAAAATATGGAGGAGACTATCATCATCTTCACCTCGAGATCCGTAAAAGCTTTGACGATTACGGTTGTGCTAGTTGGTTAACAATGAATCAAAAACAACTCAATCAACGTTTTTATAACCCATTAATCTTTTTAAAAACAAAATTAAAAAATTAG